In one Arachis duranensis cultivar V14167 chromosome 9, aradu.V14167.gnm2.J7QH, whole genome shotgun sequence genomic region, the following are encoded:
- the LOC107465554 gene encoding uncharacterized mitochondrial protein AtMg00810-like: protein MDNAKPMGNPMHSNSKLDKGETEKDVDETRYRGIIGSLMYLTSSRPNIVQSIDDFSAVGYCDVDFASDRVDRRSTSGLCCFLGKSLNVWSTKKQPTVALSTAEAEYIAASSCCSQLMWDETILGRDIVLNNETISDSLKYTDVGPCAYTSVKWDEGVGISYNDAL, encoded by the exons atggataatgccaaacccatgggaAATCCCATGCACTCTAATTCAAAATTAGACAagggagaaactgagaaagatgtagatgagactaggtatagaggaataaTTGGCTCTCTTATGTACCTAACTTCCTCTAGACCCAATATTGTGCAAAGT attgatgatttttctgcagttggttattgtgatgtAGATTTTGCCAgtgatagagttgatagaaggagcacatcAGGcttatgttgcttccttggaaagtcCTTGAATGTTTGGTCAACTAAGAAGCAGCCAACAGTGGCTTTATCCACTGCAGAGGCTGAGTAcatagctgcttcttcttgttgttctcagcttATGTG GGATGAGACAATTTTGG GCCGAGACATTGTCTTGAATAATGAAACAATCAGTGATTCATTGAAGTATACTGATGTTGGGCCTTGTGCTTATACTTCTGTTAAGTGGGATGAAGGAGTTGGTATTTCTTACAATGATGCATTGTAA